The Buchnera aphidicola (Microlophium carnosum) sequence GTATGTTATGTGATTGAGACTTTTATATCAGAAAATGTATAGGAAATAATATTTTTTATCGATTTATATTATTTATACTAGAGGTTGTATAGTGTTAAATCCTAACTTATTTACAATGCCAAAAATTATTATCGCGTTAGATTTTTATAACAAAAAATCAGCTATGAAGTTAGTAAATCTTCTTAATCCATCAATTTATTATTTAAAAATTGGGAAAGAAATGTTTACAATTTTAGGTTGTAAATTTATAAAAGAACTACATCAACTGGGATTTAATATATTTCTTGATTTAAAATTTCATGATATCCCGAATACTGTATTTAATGCTACAAAAGCAGCAGCAGATTTAGGAATCTGGATGTTAAGTGTTCATGCGGCTGGTGGTAAAAAAATGTTAATTTCTGCAAAAAAAGCGTTAAAATCTTTTAAAAAAGCTCCTTTATTAATAGCTGTTACAGCATTGACTAGTTTAAAAGAAGAAGAATTAAAAGAAATTGGAATTCAAATCTCATTAACAGAGTATATTTTAAAGCTATCAAAATTATCTAATGATTGTGGTTTAGATGGAATTGTTTGTCCAGGAAGAGAAGCCAAGAAAATTAAATTTTTATTTGGAAACAAATATAAAATTATTACACCAGGTATTAGAATTTCTAAAGATTTACTATATGATCAAAATAATATAATCACTCCTAAAGAAGCAAAAGAATGTAAAATAGATTATATAGTAATAGGACGTTCCATCACTATGTCAAAAAATCCGATTAAAAAATTAGATTTAATAGTAAAATCTATGCAATAAATAAAAAATATAAAATATAAAAATATTATCAAATATTTATTTAATCGTGAATTAAGAGGATTTATGAAATTAATAGAAAAAGCTATATTGCCTACACATTGGGGAAATTTTTTCATTTTTGGTTTTGAAGAAAATCAAAATGGAAAAAATCATATTGCTCTTGTATATGGTGATATCAAAAAAGGTATTCCTACTCTTTCTAGAGTACATTCAGAATGTTTAACAGGAGATGCTTTGTTTAGTTTGCGATGCGACTGTGGAAAGCAATTAGAAATGTCTATGGAAAGAATTTCTCAGGAGGGAAGTGGTGTATTAATTTATCATCGTCAAGAAGGGAGAAATATTGGTCTTCTTAATAAAATAAGAGCATATGCTTTACAAGATAGAGGATTAGATACTGTTCAAGCTAATAAAAAACTTGGTTTTTCTGCAGATGAGAGAGATTTTTCATTATGTGCTGATATATTTAATATATTAAATATTAAAAAAATTCGTTTATTAACAAATAATCCATTTAAAGTTCAAATGCTTAGTAATGCAGGTATAAATATTGTAGAACGAGTTCCTCTGATTGCAGAAAAAAATCCTAAGAATGCTTATTATTTAAAAACTAAAGCTGAAAAAATGGGTCACTTGTTATCTGAATAAATATAATCAATTATTTAAACGTAAATGTTCTATTTTTAAAAAAATATTTTATTTTTTGAATAGTAGGAGTTTTGTCATGAATCCCTAGATTAAAATTATAATCAATAATCTCCGAATATTTTTTTATATTTTATGAATAGTATTTTTAATCACTGAAAGAGTTTTTCCTTGATTAGTTTATGTTCTAAGATCGTTGTTTTTATTAAGATATTTATATTTTTCTGTTTTCTAATTTTTTTTTATTTTTTTAAAGATTTAATAGAATATCTTTTTTTTAGTAATTCATGAGGATCTATACCATCAGTAATTAATATTTCTCTGTATTTTTTTAATTTTATTATCTTCTGTTGTATTGCT is a genomic window containing:
- the pyrF gene encoding orotidine-5'-phosphate decarboxylase, with amino-acid sequence MLNPNLFTMPKIIIALDFYNKKSAMKLVNLLNPSIYYLKIGKEMFTILGCKFIKELHQLGFNIFLDLKFHDIPNTVFNATKAAADLGIWMLSVHAAGGKKMLISAKKALKSFKKAPLLIAVTALTSLKEEELKEIGIQISLTEYILKLSKLSNDCGLDGIVCPGREAKKIKFLFGNKYKIITPGIRISKDLLYDQNNIITPKEAKECKIDYIVIGRSITMSKNPIKKLDLIVKSMQ
- the ribA gene encoding GTP cyclohydrolase II, which codes for MKLIEKAILPTHWGNFFIFGFEENQNGKNHIALVYGDIKKGIPTLSRVHSECLTGDALFSLRCDCGKQLEMSMERISQEGSGVLIYHRQEGRNIGLLNKIRAYALQDRGLDTVQANKKLGFSADERDFSLCADIFNILNIKKIRLLTNNPFKVQMLSNAGINIVERVPLIAEKNPKNAYYLKTKAEKMGHLLSE